TGACATACCTCATATATTGGTTGGTTCCCGGTGTACAGCCTTGGTCGCGCACATCCCAAATAAATGGAAACAAGAATAGAACAGGTTCGAGTTTGACAGGACCGGTTCGGGTTGAACTGGACCAGCTCGGTGGGCCGAATTGGACGGACCGAGTCAGTTGTACATGACTGGTTTTGGTTGGACCGGACCGGGTTGGCTGGACCGGAATATGATAGGACAGGAGCCGGATCGGAACGggatacgagtttgaacaaggtGGGAACAGTTCAAAATCGGACATCTGGGTCGGAAAAGTTCAAAATCGGACAGATAATTCGGATCTGTTCAAATTCGGATAGATGCTTCGGAACTGTTCAAATTCGGACAGATGCTTCAGAACTGCTCAAATTCTAACATATGTTTCAGAACTTTTCAAAAACGGACAGCTGAGATCTGAACGGGATTTCTTTTTGTCGTTCTATCTTTCACCATTGACGCGTCCAGAGATTTCCTATCACCAATCggtaaagaaaaacaaatcagCGGATTTCCTTTACAAACCAAATCCTCCATTAaacttgagaaaaaaaaaatcaatatcaatcaacccAGTACAAATTCTCTCCTCCGTtaatataaatatcaatcaaatcatatttctcctccattaaattaaattaaattaaattaaattaaattaaattaaatcaaatcaattcaaaactgcaaaaatcaaaagaaaaggaaCAGAAATACTTAGCTTAAAGATTGATTCCACAATTTCCTCGATGTATATCCAAACCCAACTTTTGATTCAAACAACTTGTGTTTATCATccatttagaaagaaaaaaaaaatcaatcgctCTGCGATATAGCATCGGGCATGATAACGTGTTTTAgtataaaagatagagaaaaagaaagaggtgGAGAAGGAGAAGGATTCTCTATTGATCAGTATTCTCTTGGTTACATGGACATAATACATATGTATACATAGAAAGGGGAAAACCAAAAGACACCAAATCTGGACCGCACACCCATGGGCATGGGCCCTTTAACATAAGTGTCTTTATATAAACTATTAGAGCATAAGCCAAGCAGCATCTTCAATGCCGCTTCTCACTTCCTACGACGgcttcattttttgtttttttcttttccaatatgttattttgttgtttaatcCGCCATCTGGAAATTTGCAGGTATCCTTGAAACCTTGGCGATGCAAATGTCATTCTAAAGGGATTTCTAATATATTTTCGTGCATGGTACTCTTTTTGTTTTGTGCCAGTTCTCGCTTTGCTTTTTTTTCGTGTTTTCttttatggtgggtttggatgtagaattttaaagatgGGATTTATTGGTCCAGGGAATTTAGTGGAATTACGTTTCCCTTGCTACATTTGGTTGCCCAAATCCCTGGAATTACattaagatttgctgggaaacttatcagGGAATTTATGGAGCCACTTTTTTTTACTCCAAAACccatatatatacaattttaagattCTTAGGGCAATGCCTAACAATACATGGACTTCAAcacaaatttttttttgtgaatcctAGGAATCTCAACTGAGTTACCAAACATACAAgggatttacatgaatcccaTAATTTGTAATCCCACGGGATTACAAATTCCTGGAAATTGTGAATTCTGCAACCAAATCCACCGTTAGGGTTTTGTcatctgatttttatttttgaagcaattttttttttgtcatctgATATTTGTTACTATTTTTTTAGCAGGTATCATTAAAAAATGTAAttgattgcttttttttttcctctccagCTGGTGTTGCTTCTTTTTTGCCTGCTGCTGCTATCGGGTATGTAATCTATTAGAAATATCttgatttctgttgatttttaAGTTTTTTGGTTTTCTCATTCCACTGTACGTTTATTTTTCTGAAATCTACTGCAAATCAATTCAAGAATTTGACGCTGTTTTGTAGAatgcaaataaaagaaaattttggttcgcTGGTGGCATGGGCAGAAGCGAGCAAGTAGCGTGTAGCTGGTAATAGTAGTCTGTGAAGGAGACATGGTGATAAAACTGATATTAGGTGGTGGGGACCAACATGCTACAGATGATGTAGGAGGTATAACAACTGGTGGTGCGTAAGAACGGGTGATTTTTTCAACGATCCgtaaatattttgatttttttctgggAAGTTTATTCGTGACTATTATGCAAGATTTGCATTGATAAAAAGTGCACTCGACAAGTTAAAAGAGTATTAGTTGTTTGGATGAACCATTGTTATATGTTATTGAGGTATgtaaaacaaaaaggaaaaaagtcTTTGTGAATTTTATGATGATTGCTGAATATGAGTTTTGATTAGTTTCTTCGCTGGACAagattaggattatcaatcaactACTAAACAATAGTCCATAGGAGTCTTTACGGTAGAGTTGTGTAGCAGAATACGGTTTCTTTCAGCGTGTGTAATTGTGTAATCTGAATTTACTTTATTTCAGAAATGTGGCGGTTCTCAAATCAAGCAAGGATACGAGGTATAGATTGGATTTATTCAGAGAAAATCTGCGAGATATTCAGAGAAAATCTGTGATGAAAATAACTATCCGACATACATTGGCATTTCAAAAATAGCTAAGGaaccatcaaaatcaaaaatcatcACCATCAGAAAGAATGATTTACAAGATGGATATACAAAAACTATTGTCCATCAACACATTCGTGAAAATACCGGGTNNNNNNNNNNATAGTAGTCTGTGAAGGAGACATGGTGATAAAACTGATATTAGGTGGTGGGGACCAACATGCTACAGATGATGTAGGAGGTATAACAACTGGTGGTGCGTAAGAACGGGTGATTTTTTCAACGATCCgtaaatattttgatttttttctgggAAGTTTATTCGTGACTATTATGCAAGATTTGCATTGATAAAAAGTGCACTCGACAAGTTNNNNNNNNNNTATTCAGAGAAAATCTGCGAGATATTCAGAGAAAATCTGTGATGAAAATAACTATCCGACATACATTGGCATTTCAAAAATAGCTAAGGaaccatcaaaatcaaaaatcatcACCATCAGAAAGAATGATTTACAAGATGGATATACAAAAACTATTGTCCATCAACACATTCGTGAAAATACCGGGTGTATAGACCGTATTATTCTCCAAGCAGTGATCTATAGGAATGAGAATCATGAATAGAAGGTTAAAGCAATTTAGGTACTTAATTAGAGATTTGCTTTCATTTTTTCTTAGGAAtgagttttgcttttatttttctttggaatagATTTTTTTAAATGGGATTTTTAGAAATCACAAACAATTCCAACTTTGTTATGGTTTCCCTTTTTTTAAATGTTATAGTTCTTATAGTTTTGCTCTTATGCTACCATTTTCAGAAcagaaaataaattattttacttGAAACGTTATTGTGAAGTAGTTTTTCGTGTAATAGAAGATATTCTCTGTTATTTATGGACTGAATTGCCAAACAATGACGCATCTCAGAAGTCCTCCCAGCGTATTGACCCTTAATTTATTAGTTTTTTCCAGAGTATCCCAGCACATTGaccttaatttattatttttgtccatGATATTTACAAAATGATCGTAGGGTAATCAATCTTCCCATCATCCTTTACATGGTGTGGGATGATTACCATATAAATTTAGATCTTTACTGTCGTAAATTTCAAGTAGTAAATTAATTTCAATAGCTACATTCTAGATTAGGGTAAAATAAACCACGTGTAAAACGATATCTTTCTTACCCTAAATAAATCACGTCTATTTAGAAACCCTCAATAAACACGAAAGATATCTTTTTCGTATAACGAAGATAtctttagaatttaaccaaaatTTAGATAAAACGTGGAAACAAAATAtggaggaaaaaaaaacattaaacccGAATTATCCTCTGTATATAAAACCAAGTGTAAGCGATCTttatcccaaaaaaaaataatacgatAAAGCTAGAAGAGCTTCGTAATATATATACAAGTACGAGTATCACTACCTACACGCGGTaataaaaaagaacaacaaaaaatggcagaaaacaacaaattcacaaaaagaagaacagagaagactTGCGGAAAAGTATGAAAAGGCAAAGTAAACTTATCTCTACCTTGAAGAACTTCAcatcgacaaaaaaaaaaaaaagacatataaAGACAACAGAGAAACCATAGGCAAAAGGGATGTGAATCTTCGATTTGATACGAATGGTATGGTTTTATTCAACCAACCAAAAGAAGTTTAATCCCGACCAAATAGTTTAAATTTACCTTGTTTGCTATTTTTCAGTCAACTTTTTGTTATTTGCaagctaaaaaaataataaaattttattactatcAAGAATTTTGAATTGTGCTTTAAagtttgtttttgcttaacaatatTGACCTAGCAGAAAAAATAGCTTATAATAAAGATAACTCTGATTAGAACTTacgaaattttatttattttattttcttgcacaatttggttttgtaatatattatcTATGTAAAAAGAGCATTAAATATTCCATAAGCAATAAACAGACCCATGCATCGCACGGATAAGAAACTAGTAGACTATAATTTTAAAGATTGGAGTTTTTGCAATTAACAACGTATCCCTCTGATAAAACCTAGGGATGATTAACACTAACTTCAGATCATGGCGGACTTTATTAGGATAAAGAAGATAAAAAGAGATGTTTTTAACTTAATCAGAGAAGTTTTTTTGATCTTTGTCAATGGTGGAGTCATTAAGATTTTAAAGATGGGATTTATTGGTCCAGGGAATTTAGTGGAATTACGTTTCCCTTGCTACATTTGGTTGCCCAAATCCCTGGAATTACattaagatttgctgggaaacttatcagGGAATTCATGGAGCCACTTTTTTTTACTCCAAAGCccatatatatacaattttaagattCTTAGGGCAATGCCTAACAATACATGGActtcaacacaaaaaaaaattgggaaTCCTAGGAATCTCaattgagttaccaaacatacaagggatttacatgaatctgtaatcctacgggattacaaattcctGGAAATTGTGAATTCTGCAACCAAATCCACCGTTAGGGTTTTGTcatctgatttttatttttgaagcaatttttttttgtcatcTGATATTTGTTACTATTTTTTTAGCAGGTATCATTAAAAAATGTAATTGattgcttcttttttttcctctccaGCTGGTGTTGCTTCTTTTTTGCCTGCTGCTGCTATCGAGTATGTAATCTATTAGAAATATCttgatttctgttgatttttaAGTTTTTTGGTTTTTCTCATTCCACTGTACGTTTATTTTTCTGAAATCTACTGCAAATCAATTCAAGAATTTGACGCTGTTTTGTAGAatgcaaataaaagaaaattttggttcgcTGGTGGCATGGGCAGAAACGAGCAAGTAGCGTGTAGCTGGTGATAGTAGTCTGTGAAGGAGACATGGTGATAAAACTGATATTAGGTGGTGGGGACCAACATGCTACAGATGATGTAGGAGGTATAACAACTGGTGGTGCGTAAGAACGGGTGATTTTTTCAACGATCCgtaaatattttgatttttttctgggAAGTTTATTCGTGACTATTATGCAAGATTTGCATTGATAAAAAGTGCACTCGACAAGTTNNNNNNNNNNTTTTGTCCATGATATTTACAAAATGATCGTAGGGTAATCAATCTTCCCATCATCCTTTACATGGTGTGGGATGATTACCATATAAATTTAGATCTTTACTGTCGTAAATTTCAAGTAGTAAATTAATTTCAATAGCTACATTCTAGATTAGGGTAAAATAAACCACGTGTAAAACGATATCTTTCTTACCCTAAATAAATCACGTCTATTTAGAAACCCTCAATAAACACGAAAGATATCTTTTTCGTATAACGAAGATAtctttagaatttaaccaaaatTTAGATAAAACGTGGAAACAAAATAtggaggaaaaaaaaacattaaacccGAATTATCCTCTGTATANNNNNNNNNNATAGTAGTCTGTGAAGGAGACATGGTGATAAAACTGATATTAGGTGGTGGGGACCAACATGCTACAGATGATGTAGGAGGTATAACAACTGGTGGTGCGTAAGAACGGGTGATTTTTTCAACGATCCgtaaatattttgatttttttctgggAAGTTTATTCGTGACTATTATGCAAGATTTGCATTGATAAAAAGTGCACTCGACAAGTTGAAAGAGTATTAGTTGTTTGGATGAACCATTGTTATATGTTATTGAGGTATgtaaaacaaaaaggaaaaaagtcTTTGTGAATTTTATGATGATTGCTGAATATGAGTTTTGATTAGTTTCTTCGCTGGACAagattaggattatcaatcaactACTAAACAATAGTCCATAGGAGTCTTTAGGGTAGAGTTGTGTAGCAGAATACGGTTTCTTGCAGCGTGTGTAATTGTATAATCTGAATTTACTTTATTTCAGAAATGTGGCGATTCTCAAATCAAGCAAGGATACGAGGTATAGATTGGATCTATTCAGAGAAAATCTGCGAGATATTCAGAGAAAATCTGTGATGAAAATAACTATCCGACATACATTGGCATTTCAAAAATAGCTAAGGaaccatcaaaatcaaaaatcatcACCATCAGAAAGAATGATTTACAAGATGGATATACAAAAACTATTGTCCATCAACACATTCGTGAAAATACCGGGTCTATAGACCGTATTATTCTCCAAGCAGTGATCTATAGGAATGAGAATCATAAATAGAAGGTTAAAGCAATTTAGCTACTTAATTAGAGATTTGCTTTCATTTTTTCTTAGGAAtgagttttgcttttatttttctttggaatagATTTTTTTAAATGGGATTTTTAGAAATCACAAACAATTCCAACTTTGTTATGGTTTCCCTTTTTGTAAATGTTATAGTTCTTATAGTTTTGCTCTTATGCTACCATTTTCAGAAcagaaaataaattattttacttGAAACGTTATTGTGAAGTAGTTTTTCGTGTAATAGAAGATATTCTCTGTTATTTATGGACTGAATTGCCAAACAATGACGCATCTCAGAAGTCCTCCCAGCGTATTGACCCTTAATTTATTAGTTTTGTCCAGAATATCCCAGCACATTGACCTTAATTTATTAGTTTTGTCCATGATATTTACAAAATGATCGTAGGGTAATCAATCTTCCCATCATCCTTTACATGGTGTGGGATGATTACCATATAAATTTAGATCTTTACTGTCGTAAATTTCAAGTAGTAAATTAATTTCAATAGCTACATTCTAGATTAGGGTAAAATAAACCACGTGTAAAACGATATCTTTCTTACCCTAAATAAATCACGTCTATTTAGAAACCCTCAATAAACACGAAAGATATCTTTTTCGTATAACGAAGATAtctttagaatttaaccaaaatTTAGATAAAACGTGGAAACAAAATAtggaggaaaaaaaaacattaaacccGAATTATCCTCTGTATACAAAACCAAGTGTAAGCGATCTTtagcccaaaaaaaataatacgaTAAAGCTAGAAGAGCTTCGTAATATATATACAAGTACGAGTATCACTACCTACACGCGGTaataaaaaaagaacaacaaaaaatggcagaaaacaacaaattcacaaaaagaagaacagagaagactTGCGGAACAATATGAAAAGGCAAAGTAAACTTATCTCTACCTTGAAGAACTTCACatcgacaaaaaaaaaagaagagacatATAAAGACAACAGAGAAACCACAGGCAAAAGGGATGTGAATCTTCGATTTGATACGAATGATATGGTTTTATTCAACCAACCAAAAGAAGTTTAATCCCGACCAAATAGTTTAAATTTACCTTGTTTGCTATTTTCAGTCAACTTTTTGTTATTTGCaagctaaaaaaataataaaattttattactatcAAGAATTTTGAATTGTGCTTTAAAGTTTGATTTTACTTAACAATATTGACCTagcagaaaaaaaaattgtttaacaATAGCTTATAATAAAGATAACTCTGATTAGAACTTacgaaattttatttattttatttgcttGCACAATTTGATTTTGTAATATATTATCTATGTAAAAAGAGCATTAAATATTCCATAAGCAATAAACAGACCCATGCATCGCACGGATGAGAAACTAGTAGACTATAATTTTAAAGATTGGAGTTTTTGCAATTAACAACGTATCCCTCTGATAAAACCTAGGGATGATTAACACTAACTTCAGATCATGGCGGACTTTATTAGGATAAAGAAGATAAAAAGAGATGTTTTTAACTTAATCAGAGAAGTTTTTTTGATCTTTGTCAATGGTGGAGTCATTGCCCCCCACCCCCCCAATCTTCTTTGCATTCTATGAAACAGCTAACAAACTGAAACAAGTGCCTAAATTGTTTGAAAGAGAATATGACAAGTAAAGTAACACGATAACTATGACAACATCGACTTTATCAAGACAATGAGGAAGGGGAGATGGTTTTAACACCCTTTCAAGAGCTAACCATCCCCCATATGATAGTAGTCTTACAAGTACAATAGGCACAAATAAAAAATACAAATAACCAAGTAGTTAATAACTTAAGAGGTCTTACAACATCAAGGTATTTGGTCTTTGTTTCTCTAGATAATAGTAATCTTAACTTAATCAATAAGGTCACATCTTCACAACCTGGCACAATATAAAAGGAAAAACCTAGAAGCTTTCGGCTACATTCACAGACTGCTAAATCTCATGTACACAAACCCACAACTGTTACAGAAACAAGCGTACCGTTAGCTGTTTTCCTCTCGACTTGGGTGCTCGTACACTACCTGTCTCACAAATTGGCCACGAACTCGAGGTCGCTGCTCCGCCAACCTCTTTCTGCTTTGATATCGAACCTGGCGGAAGAAAACATAATGTTCCATGTCAAATATTCcagaatattttattttattaaaggGGACCTCATATAGCAGACAAAAGAAACAAAGATACAGAATAAGCAATCAGGTTGAGTATTTGGTTTTGATCCCTGTTCTATTTTATGTTACATGAGGGTCTGTCACAAGTCAGCTTCAATGGGTGCATTGAAGATGATGTACAAGGGAGGAAAAGCTGCACACCTTCTTTTCGAAGCACCTCTCTTTTCTTTTCAGGCGAAATTTGTTCAAGGCAGCTTCTCTCTGTGCGAATCGGTTTAGCTCCATTCCACCTCCACTTCCGCTTCCACTCCCACTAACTCCAGCTGCTTCACTTTTCCCATTATCACTTTCTATGTTCCCCCCACCACTGATGTTCATGACTTTGTTGCTCCCATGGTTACTACCTGAATTACTCCCATTTACGCTGTAATCCCCACCATTACCTTCAACAGGTCCATACACATTTGAAGACCCACATTGCACGACAGTAGTTGCGACGTTCAATGATAAATCATCATTTTCTGGCGGCGGTTGCTGCTTTTGCTTGTCATGGAcatgatggtgatggtggtgatagtggtgatggtggtgctgaACTTGGACCTGCTGATGTGCATCGCTTGGTTGTGCCACCACTGTGGTGGTGACTACACCCTTATCAGGCTTTAGGGAATTTCCTTGCGGAGGTGGAAATGTCTGCCCATTCTGAACAGCTTGAAAAGCAGAGGTGTGTAGGCATCTAGCTGTTGACGTGGCTGCTGATTTATCATTGACAGCTGCTGGCTTTACAAGTATGTTTTTAGTGGTGGATCCCATATCGTTGTTGTTGCTACTCCCATTTGGCTGCTGATTGTACATTGATTCTGCCTTCATAGCATCAAAACTATTATCAAGTGGTGAACAACTCCCCACATTTCCAGTTGGGGGCTGGTTGGCGCTGGAAACTGTGTTGTACCTGCACAGTAACAACACTAAGTTCTGAAAGTGTCCCATACATGAAAGAGCAACGTCAGATTTACCTCTTTCTGTAACCACACTTGTGTGTGGCAGCAGCTTACGTTTACATGCCATGTCACCTGGCAGGTGGTGGCGATGGGTGCGTTTTATTTATCTAATCCCTGACCACATGACAGCTAACACGGAATGAACATGTCAGCTGGGGGCCATCAGGTTGTCAGGAAAGGCCGTGCATCAAGCATTAGTCTACTTCGAGTTACATTTAAAAAAATCAGATCTTGGGGTAGTCATTATCCTGTATACCTTGAGAAGGCTGAAAGGTCTGAACGTCTCAAAACATTGCGTTCGTCCTGAGTAGCATTCTTAACATCGCCAATTCCTCTCAACCACTTCAAACTCAGCTCAAAAGatggtaattcattattatcGGAAGTCGCCTTATCTTTGGGTTCCGACACCTTGCAGAGACCACGTGGAACCTCGGCGAGGCCATTTTTGGCTGGGAGATTATGTGAACTGCTGATCAGACCAGTATTATCCACAACAGCCTGGGTCCTCGGTTCACATAATGGCTTTTCTATGTTCAGATCAAAAGCTCCTTTATCAAATTTCAGAGTGTTTTTGTGAAGGTCTGCTTCAGGCATCTTATCCTGATTTCTGATAGTTAGCTTGGTATGGACCTTATCCCTTGATTCTTCATGTTGCAAGTTTGTACTCCATAAAACTCCAATTTCCAAATCCTTCACCATTGGGACAGTTTCTACAAAGAAATATTTAAAGCAGACACAAGTAGAATATTAAAACTTAAAAGCTTTCAACAAAaataattatgaaaataataGGCACAAATGTTTTCAAGGTATACCATGAGATTCATCATCCTGTACTTGGCACTCCATGTCTGCTAACTCCTTATCCAACCCTTCAGGTTTTGGGAGGATAGCCTGGGCACATGTGCTATCTGGTGGATCAGATGATTGTTTCCATGGTGACACTGGTTGGGGGCTATCAACTTCGACTGCTCGTTTCGTCCAAGAGCTCTGGAAAGTTAAGAGAGTAACTGGACGTAAATTATTGCAGAATTCACATTCACTGATCTGATACAGGTTCAAGTTTCGAGCAAGTTTTAGTGTGACCTTTTTGTGTGCATGCATGTGGTAACTGTTTTTGCAAACAATTTGTAATTAACCCAAAAGTTACTCAATGGTTTCAGACTTCAGTATGGACAATACGAACGCAAACAATTTGCAATTAATCCAAAAGTTACTCAGTGGTTTCGGTATGGATAATACGAACAGTAACGATAATACAACAACCCAAAAAGTtaaaaagaagaagcaaaagcTAAAGATGGTAGTTAATATCAATCATAAGTGGTTCATACTCTCATACCTGAGTACCACTTCCATTGTCACTACCATCCCTGACACCTAATCCGATGCTCCTGTTGTCATCTTCGTCATTGCTGCCAGTATTGTTGTCAGATCCTTCCATACTCtttgatttaggagatttttgaGTCTGTATACCACTTTCACTTCCACTACCACTAGACTGCAATAATGGCCAGTTAATCGAAGTTAAAAAAATGAAACCAATAGCAGTTTTAGTCTCAAATCAATAAACTATTTAAGGGGAATATAACTGAAAATAAGCTTAACTGCCTCGAAAGAATAACAAACAGATAATTGATATAAAAACTCGATGTGTCGTTGATTAAGAACTGATCCTAAAACGTTATATTAGTCTTACGAGTGAAACCAAATGTACTAATTCGTCTGAAGGAATAGTGTATCCAATCATGCCCATTCTTCTGCCTACAGCAGTGTTGGCCCAAGGCCTATCTCCGCAATAATGACATAGAATCTCATATTTCAAGTGCAAATGATATAGCAACTCACGCTGTGGCATCTTCTCCAAACATGCTGCCAAAGATTTTTAAGCTCATTCTTTCGAATAGGCTTCACTAGAAAGTCAACTGCGCCCTTCGACAGGCATTTAAAGACAATACCCATAGAATCATGGGATGACATCACTGCAGAAAAAACTCATCAGGTGGAGCAATTAATGCATCATAACAAATGTGGAAAAGCCTTTACTTGTGCAGTACACATGATTTAGAGAGGGGTGGGGGGTAtaagagatatacttactaataACAGGAACATTTTTGCAAGTTTTATGGCTCATTATCTTGCCTAAAAGACCAATGCCTGACAGACTAGGCATGACCACCTCAGTTAGGACGATATCAATGTGATTCGTCAAGTCTTGTAGAATTACCCACGCCTGCACACCATTTGCAACAGCAGTTACTGCAAAGACCAGTTGACATTCTTTAGTGCCTTAGACAAGGAGTTGCTAGACATAGATTTCGTAGAAGAAAGCAAACACATATCACAGTAAAGAAGTAAAACGAACAGTAACAAAATATCATACAAAGAATTACATGTCACTGGTTGTAAACTTGTGCTTTCTTGCAAAGGAAAGGATCACTTGAGAATCCGCACTCCAGTAATCACCAATAACAAAACCTCTATTTGGCAATTTCATTCATATCAAAGTCATCCCAAGAATAAATTAGGATGACGAATAGCTATAGGATAACTAAAACCAAATTATCAACCTCTCTAGTGAGTGCCTCTGAGATGGCAAGTCATTAGCATTTGGGAGTTGAATCCTCTGTGGCCTTGAAACTCGTGTACTCCTTGACATGCTAAATGAGCCATTGATCTGTCTTTCTGTTAGAACATACTATACAAGAACATATTACGAAGACCAGTAGCTGTATCTCTGGAAGTGTTTAACATAGAACTGACACCTTAAGAAAACATACTCAAGGAAATCATCACGTTCACGATGTAGTTTTATTTCTTGAGAGAAATTCCAAAATCTATAATCTTTTCTACCGATTGAAAGGAAGAAGTCTGCTTTCTAATTGTTTATGCCAGCACTATCTGATGGTGGAACTctgcaactaaaagatttattTTAGGTGACTTGAAGAGCCACTGCGGCAAGAGAGATGAAAAGGTTTAAAAGCAGCACAGCTCAAACTATTTCGAGCACTTGTGATACTGCTGATTTAGCGACAGATGCAGAAAG
This portion of the Papaver somniferum cultivar HN1 chromosome 11, ASM357369v1, whole genome shotgun sequence genome encodes:
- the LOC113322859 gene encoding two-component response regulator-like PRR37, whose product is MGSVPVSTDGGTGENRIAELNRYEHKEVRDGVVGEGQGLSEEDESRINEVAETLHNERQRTTQGQDTALKLQPQPPLPGPSVCWERFLPLRSLKVLLVENDDSTRQVVSALLRNCSYEVTAVANGVQAWVILQDLTNHIDIVLTEVVMPSLSGIGLLGKIMSHKTCKNVPVIMMSSHDSMGIVFKCLSKGAVDFLVKPIRKNELKNLWQHVWRRCHSSSGSGSESGIQTQKSPKSKSMEGSDNNTGSNDEDDNRSIGLGVRDGSDNGSGTQSSWTKRAVEVDSPQPVSPWKQSSDPPDSTCAQAILPKPEGLDKELADMECQVQDDESHETVPMVKDLEIGVLWSTNLQHEESRDKVHTKLTIRNQDKMPEADLHKNTLKFDKGAFDLNIEKPLCEPRTQAVVDNTGLISSSHNLPAKNGLAEVPRGLCKVSEPKDKATSDNNELPSFELSLKWLRGIGDVKNATQDERNVLRRSDLSAFSRYNTVSSANQPPTGNVGSCSPLDNSFDAMKAESMYNQQPNGSSNNNDMGSTTKNILVKPAAVNDKSAATSTARCLHTSAFQAVQNGQTFPPPQGNSLKPDKGVVTTTVVAQPSDAHQQVQVQHHHHHYHHHHHHVHDKQKQQPPPENDDLSLNVATTVVQCGSSNVYGPVEGNGGDYSVNGSNSGSNHGSNKVMNISGGGNIESDNGKSEAAGVSGSGSGSGGGMELNRFAQREAALNKFRLKRKERCFEKKVRYQSRKRLAEQRPRVRGQFVRQVVYEHPSREENS